The sequence TTGTTTTAAGGGCCAACAAAGTATAGAGTACCTCTCCATTCATCTCATAAGCTAGTAAAACATCAGCTTCAGGGTTTGTGGCTTGAGCTAATGGAATTGATGCCTTATAAGGACCTCCATTCTCTTCCTGTATGAAAGTATAGGTCACATTAACACTCTTCGTGCTGGTTCATTACAATTGACATTCTCCCACCAAGAAAACTGATAAGATGATAAGTTATAGAATGTGTACTATTTATTACCTTACACTTGTCAACGCTTACAAATTCTACATGTTTTCCTCCAAATGGTGTAACATGAGAGTTCTTAGGAATTCCAATAAGTTCAAGCACATCTGCTAATTTGGCCCCACCCCAAACAGCTGCATTTAACATTATTTAACACATTAAATTAAGGGAAATGAGATCAGTTCACAATCAtttacaaattaaaatattataaacataGTACTCTCTCAAATTCCAAGCGTAGAAGATAAACAAACTTGTAACAGAATCAAAACTCCATCATCTCAACGTACACTAACCATTTCCTATGGCAGCAACATCCCACCCAACACCTTTCACCTTTCGAGTTTTGCTCATAGCAGTCCTCCTGTTTCCAGCACACTGAGCGACAAGCAACAAAGAAAGATAACATTTAGGGGAAAGTAGAAGTAAAGTGAAGCAAAATAAGAGATGGCGGTTGTTCGTTCACTTCCCCCAAATACATGGTTACAAGAATATGTTTTGTCAAGTAATGATAATAGAAATCTAAAACAAAGTTGAAGGAGAAGAGGAAAAAAAGAGCACCTACCTGTAAAGTGGCTGTGACAGAATATTTCGGAAGGTTCCTGGCATTCAAAGGTGCATATATCAAGCACTGTCAACATAGTTGATGAGAAGGAGTGACTCACCAGATATGTTTCATGTAGAGATGTTTTGTATTTTGTATGAGACCAGTGACACTAACACTATATCTGCTCCAAAGAAAGAAGAGAATCCGTAAAAtctgaaaaagaaaagaaagtaaTAGAGGAGTTCCTTGATACATACTTGTCAATGTCATCCACAACTGGAATAGGTCCATGGTTGCGCTTGTAGAACAACTCCACAGGCGTCACATAAGACGATACTAAATCAAAACGTCGTGGCTCCGCATTGAAGGGTTCCTAAGCCAATTACATTCAGATGTTTTTTCAAGCTCCACTCAATTCAATCAACAATCtgattctttaaaataattttttttttaaaaaaaaaaagaaagaaagaaaacacCTTGGAATTAATAACAAGAGCAGGGTGGCGAGGCGGGTCGTTTGTATAATCAGATGGTGCCCTCAGTCCCGGCatctttctctctctctctctctcacagATGAGCTTGCAGTGCCGGCCTGTTCagaatcataaaataaaataaaattctcgGCTATATCTATCTCTCTCGATCGGATACAATTACATATacatgtaaataaataaataaatatttagtgCACACTCTcgaggttttttttttctaaaaacagGTGGTGGAATTCAAAGGTCACTACCACTACCGGATTTGTCATAATAAACAAAAATTGCATCACGCACCTACTTCTTTCTTTCAatctaaaaattattataacaacatatttcaataattttttttttatccagTAGTAACCATTATctttcataattattttttctaatctaattctagaaaaaaaaagtataatatttttttggagACATTATTCTGAAATGCAAAAAATGCACATGCGTGATTATAAATTGGTGATTGGGCTTTATAACTCATCACAATTCCTTTTCATCTTTTTGGGCCCAATCCATTAAGACAAAGGGAGGGGACTGGTTATGCTCCGGCGCAAACCGGCTTTCATTGATGTCGCCGGCCGCCGTAACATCGGTGACCTGCCTCTGCATCAACCGCCGCCTCCTCCACCGGTAAAATCTTCGTCTCTCTCTATTCTCTCGGACCAATGCAAATCAATGGACCAACTCAAGCAAATCCAATGTCAAATGGTCACCAGAGCACGGATACAAGATACCTACGCTGCAAGTCGCTTGCTCAACTTCTGCGCTCTATCTGCTTCCGGAGACATTCATTATGCTATCAAACTTTTGGACCACACTTCCGAACCGAATTTGTTCATGTGGAACACTATAATCAGAGCTCTAGCTGGTAGCTCCAACCCAGATAAAGGTTTGCTTTTTTATAAGAAAATGCGAGAGCATCGCATTAAACCCGGGAAACACACCTTTCCTTTTGTTCTCAAGGCTTGTTCGAACATGAATTCGATCAAATGTTGTGAACAGGTGCATGCCCATCTTTTGATATTTGGTTTGGACGTTGATTTGCACGTTGTGAATGGTTTGATACGGGCGTATTCGGTTTCGGGCGGGCTTGCCGATGCACGAAAGGTGTTTGATGACATTCCTTGCAGGAACTTGAGTACTTGGACGACTATGATTTGTGGGTATGCTCAGAATAGTTCTGCCGAGGAAGCCATCAGGCTCTTCTATGCTATGCTTTCAGATGCGTTTGAACCTAATGAAATCGTGCTTTCCTCTGTCTTGTCAGCATGTGCACATTCGGGGTGCCTGGATTTGGGAGAGCAGATTCACGTTTATATCGAGGAGAAAGGTATTGAATTGGGAGTGATTCTTGGGACTGCATTAGTGAACATGTATGTGAAAAATGGAGCTTTGTTGAAAGCAAAACAATGCTTTGATCGTTTGAAGGAAAAAAATGTTGCTACTTGGAATGCAATAATTTGTGGTCTGGCAGTCCACGGTCATGCAGAAGAAGCCATCAGGATGTTCAAAATGCTGGAGCAAGAAAGAGTAAGGCCAAATGACATCACATTTGTTGGTGTTTTATCTGCTTGCTGCCATGCTGGGTTGTTGTCCTTAGGTCGCGAAATTTTCAATTCCATGAAAATTGTTTATGGTGTTGAACCCAAAATAGAGCATTATGGATGCATGGTGGACCTTCTTGGGCGAGGAGGGCAGGTTTTGGAGGCCGAAGAGTTAATAAAGGGAATGGTTTGGCAAGCTGACGTTGTGATTTGGGGAGCGCTGTTGAGTGCCTGTAAGAATTGTGGAAATATTGAGGTTGCTGAACGAGCAGTGGAGAAAATTCTTGAACTGGATCCACAAAATCATGGGGTTTTTGTTATTTTGTCTAATATGTATGCAGAGTGTGGACGATGGGACGATGTAACGAAGCGAAGAAAGATGATGAAGGAAGAAAGTTTGAGGAAAACAGCAGGATGGAGCCTTGTGGGTGCTGATTGATACTTGATCGCATGGGTTTAGAAAATGTGGATTCAAAACTTGGTTAGAAACTGTAACACCACACCATAAACCTAGAACTGAACGTTGAACCAAAAAAGGTTTGATTTGAACTTGGCAAAGACTGATGGAATACCAGTCCCTAGAACTGAATGTTGAACTAAACAGAGATCGGTTTCAAGTACGGCAAGTCGGATTGCTTAGGACTGGAGTTGTAGAATTGGTTTCCTAAGCTTCAGCTCATTCTTGCCCGTTGTTCTGATCCAGATCTTTACGGCTGAAGAATTGTGCAGGTTTTAACGGAGCTatgcatattatttatctagAAATGACCATGGACTCGTCATAATACatagaaatttgaattattcttGGAAATTATCTTTGTTCTCTATCAGTCTATCTTATAACTTCATTTTAGTGTTAAAAATAGCAATTTTTGTGCAACGAGGTTGCAAGAAAATTCGAGGTTCAAAAGTTGAAGAATTATTTGTTTTAAGTTTGCTGCTTGGTCATTATTTTCGCATTAAAATAGCTCGATGCATTTGGTATATTTTCCATCGGCTAAAGTTCAATTAAATTGTCAATAAGAACTCTCGTGATGACATCTCATATATCAGTTTTATGAAACACGCCTATTTGAttgaaaaagtattttttttatgccAAAATAAAACTTAATCATTGGATTATTGATTCCGGACTTTGACCCGACTCTGATTTCTGTACCAAAAGATCTGGTATATATATGGAGGCTACATTTTAACCATTGGGGTGTTCAGAGACTGATACATTATCCATCTGCAACATGAATAAATCTTGGGTCCTCTCTTATCAGATGAAGTTAACAGCAGTATTCTTCACATCCATCTTCGTGGCCGTTGCTTCTGCAGGTAAATCAAACGAACTTTTATTCGCCTTGTCTGAAATGCATTCTGCCCCACCTAGTAACAAACATCAAGATTCTAACTTTTTCTTATTATATTTCAGATAATTTGCAGAATCCAGATTTCGAGCTCCCACCTTCCAACTGGAAGGAAGACCCCACTTCCCCATTATTTCCATTAGACGCAAACAACACCATTCCCGGATGGACATTCGAAGGTGCCGTTGAGTACGCTACCGTTGGGGCAGATCTATCTCCTCCCCGGAAGGGCCATGCTATATTGTTGGGTCAGGATGGCAAAATCAACCAAACGTTTACTGCAAAAGGTGATACACTACAGTacctgctgacattcacgttgaCTATTGTTGGCCAGAACTGCAAGTCAAATGCCAGCCTCGTGGTTTCAGCTCCTGACAGTTCCGCACAGTTCTCTTTTTCTGGGAAATACGGGAAAGAATCATGGGAAGTTTATGGTCAACAGATAGGGAGCTGGGGAGATGGAGATTCCATAAATTTAGTTCTCCAAAGTCAAGCTATTGATGCGGATACCAATTCTACATGTTGGCCGGTGGTTGATAATCTCTTACTCAACACCATTGGAACACTAAATCAAGATAAAGGTACTACTTTTCGTATCTTTAGATCTTGTTCGTTTTCTTTTGTCTTGGATCCGTTACTGAGAGGACCGCAAAGGCCGTGATTGGTTCAGCCTGACTCTAGGCCAGCGTAGTCAACTTGTATGAAAGCTAGCTGTCCATTATTTTTTTACTGTGTCCAAATGCGTCGTGGGAAGACTTCATGTCTGGCCCGAAATATGTTGTGGTTTTGTCGGCCAGAAGGATGTGTTTGACATACTTCTTGTTAAAGTAATTTCAAAGgccatataaatatattttatggaaattgaaaaaatatacTCACGCCTAGATCAAGTCATTCTAGTGTGAGTTTTGAGAGGTGCTGTTTCACAAAATTCAGTTGTTTTGAATCTAATCATAACTTTCTTAAAGTTATTTTTGATACAGAAGAACAGTAGTAAAGTAGATGCACATTCAAGTTATGTGCTAATGCTTCCACTTTTTCATATTTCTCACTGAACACAAAAGCTTCTCACCTCGACTTTAACTTATGATTTGTTAATTGTTATCCACAACAGTTAATCTTCTGCCCAACGGTGGTTTTGAATTTGGGCCATCTTTCCTGGAGGGAACTAATGAGGGAGTTCTCCTAGATTCAGAACCAAGCCTGATTGAATCTGCTCTACAGCAATGGACAATAATGGGAACCGTGAAGTACATAGACTCTAAAAGCTACTACGTCCCAGAAGGCAAGTCCGCCATTGAGTTGGTCTCAGGAGTCTCTGCTGGTGTACAAACTTCAAAAGAACTTTCAAAAGAGTCCAGTTATGACTTGGAATTCATGCTTGGAGATGCGAATGACTCGTGCACCGGAGATTTTACGGTTGGGGTCTTAGCAGGATCTACAGGCCAGAATTTCACAATCCAAAGTGATGGAACTGGATCGGCCAAGAAATTCTCATTGACCTTCAAGGTATCCGAGCCAAATCCAACAATCATAAGCTTTCAAAGCTATACGACTAAACAAAGAGAAGATGGTGTCTTTTGTGGCCCTGTCATCGATGCTGTCATTTTACACAGTTCACGCGGGCACATATCACGTCTGAAcggtgcttctctgattgcctTGCTACTTATTGCCCTTCTGAAAACGAGGGAGCTactatgagttttttttttaaaaaaattatttttattatttttttttggaagaaaTACTATGATTTTTCAATGACGTTTGGATGGGCAAATAGCTTTTTCCACATTTTCTTTTGGCAGGACAAGTAAATCTTTACCGTCCGATGTACACAAGACTATGTCAATGCTACTTCATTTTCAGTATAATAAATACACCCACTATGATTAGGTAATTAACACTTGGTAGATGCATGTTGTATGATTAAGTGGTTGATTTTCAAAACATGGTTTAAAATTAATATGTTAAATTATAAGGAATAATGAAATAAGTTCGCTAGAATAGTGATAATCCTAGATATGCCACAAATGGGTACTCTTTTAAGACTTCCAAATTCAAAATAGTTGACAATATAATGGGTTTTTCTGGCACTGTGTGTATAAGTTGCCAAGAACCGGTGATAACTTATCTAGTACCGACTGTTTGAGCTGCACTGGCAAATACGGATACCCACTGAAACTGTCTTTACTTGAAATACAAATACACCAGCCACAAATGAAGCGAGCACCACAAATCATGGGCCTTCGTTCTTATCTATCTTGTTGTGTTCAAGTATCTGCATGAAGAATAGAAGAAACCAGGGGAATTAATTTGCTCCGACAGCATCGCAATGTCGAAACAGAATGAATCTCATTAGCcatcaaatgatcaaacttTATAATACTTACCTGTACAAAACTCAAGAATTTTTCTCCATTCCATGTCACAGTAAGATGCTAAACGACAGAGTTCACCCACTTCAAACGCTGAAGAAGTAATTTATACTCTTGACTCCTAGACCATTCATCAATCTCCCGAGCACGCAGAACAGGAAGCGGATGGGAAAGTTGCCGTGTTTGAGCATTCCTGTACAATGTTGACGctgaataatttaattttacagCCATACACAGACAAATAAAATTCACACAAAGCCACAAAGGTAAGTAGTGTGACCTTATATACCACCCAACCGGGCTGGAAGAAGCCTTTTCGTAAGAACGAGCCTGCTCCAGAAACGCATCAACGTTTAATTGGTCTGCCAGGGAGGGGGAGCCACCGGCTAATTTCATCAGAACAGAGATGATCACCTCTTGTAGGGGACATTGGAAGAAAAAGATAGCGAAAAATAAGTTTATCAAGTCACAAATGTAAAGTATAAGTCAGACTAATATATCTACCTACCTTTGGGTCTCGAGCAACAAGAAGGGCTGCACGATCACAAGTGAGCTCTGCTGCCCGAAGCCAGCGGAAAAGTTGTTCCTCAAGTCTCTGAGCAATCAGATTGCCAAGGCCTGTAACCAAAACAATGGAACTCGTCAAATGGTAAGGATGATTTTGGTTTCCAGATTGGCAATCGAAAAATAGTTCACTGAAAATCAAATATACTCTGTACAGAGCTCCATCATATGGAAAATCTAACTTTTAATCAGATGACTCAATGGAAAACCACACTTAATCAAGATTCAAGACGCTAAATAAGACCTTGAAAATTTGAATTCGAATCAAGTTGACAGCTTGAAAGGCAAATTCTTACCAGGCAGGGTATAGGCTCCAAGAGTAAGAATATTAGCAAATGTTAACCACACACCATGGTCGCACTTCAGATGGCCTAATTCATGAGCCAAAACAGCCTATATATGACAAAAACAATATAAATAAGTGGAATACTTTTCTTTCTCCACAATCATAAATCTACACGACTAAGCTCAAAATCTTGACATTTCGATAATTACAAGAAAATTGATAGAATCAGACAACTATAAATTAAACGAGAAAAAATGACCTGCAACTCCTTCCTATTCAGAAGCTCCACTAAGCTCGTGTGAATAACAACAAATGGTTTTTTCCCGCTAATAGCTAGAGTGTAAGCGTTGGGTACAGGACTTTGTCGCACATATAAATCAGGTGGCTCAATGTTGAGTATACCGGAGGCTTCCAACATCAACTGATGAAGTTCAGGGAGCTGTTAAAACAAGTAAAACCCAATAAAGTCAGTAAATGAAGGTGAAAAATGAATGCGTATGAACAACTATAGCAAGCCAATCAATATCCTAATTTTCAGAATTCAAACATGTCATAACTGCCGTGTATATATGTTAAAACTGCTATTTACTAAATTTGATAACCTGATTTTCAGATACAAGAACAGATGTCCCTATATTCTCAAGAAGCATGACTTGCTCCGCAACAGTACCTGCAATTAAAAAGAATAAATCATCGGAAAGAAACGGTCAGTCTCCAATTTACACTAGAAACAAACTGTAAAACAAAGAATCACAGCCGAAAGGAATTACTTTACCCAACAAAGCTTTTCCAATTTCGTTTAACCCTGGAATCGCTCTCAAAAGCAACGTATTCTGAATCAAAATCCACACACAAAACACAGACAGCacaataaaatctcaaaacacGAATTGAAACATATTCTCAAAAAGAAAAGAGACGACCAAATTCCTGAATTACTTGTCTATCAAGAGGATGCCTGAAGTCATCCGCATCAAGATCGCGAATAACAACAGACGAAGCAGCTCGACAAACAAAACGCTTACTCTTCCTCAACCGTTTAAACTGAAAACCACCAGAAATCTTGATTGAACGTTTGTTCGTCGCACGAGAAAAGAAACTAATCGGGGATAAATTCTCGGTGTAATGAAGCGTCGGAAGAGGAATCGCGGCCATGGATGGAACGGAAGAAGATATAATTTAGCGGCCGCGTCTGAGCTGAAGCTTCTGGTCGTTTTGTGGTGTTGGATTGGATTCTGTCCACAGCCCAACTCTTGGTGGTGATCGTTTGCCGCCATTTCCTTTTCCGTTGACTTATGAAGCCGGAGGGCATTTTGGTAATTTGAACTTCTTCCACCagcaaatttatattttttttcaatcttTCCTTGTAAACATGTTATGCTAAGTAAAATGTATTACTCTTATATTACATTTAaactttttaattatatataatttaatttgaaatagAACTCACATACCCAAATAAATTCGTGCATCTCGTATTTTGATTTAAAATGCTAACCAAGTCATTGAAGATGCCAGCTGTTAACAAGAATCAAAACAGATAAAACTTGTGTCCATCCATTTGTTAATCCATTTGTTAAATTAAGCCTCACACCAATATTTTAACATTAATTTTGTGCCATACAACAAGAGCATTAACAATGTAGGGAAAAACatagaaattttaaatgaatGCAAAAGCATATTTACATCAAACTTGAAAGATTTAGCATAAAAGTTGAATCAAAGAGTTAAGTAAAGAGTTGGTACAAGTTAGAAATCCTCGTCCAGTTTGAAAACATGGGTAACCCCATTTGCGTTCAAACTAGACATAACCGAAGCCTTCTGATACTCCCCAACTCTCTTCTCGAAGAAATTGGTCTTCCCCTGAAGGCTAATGAGCTCCATCCAGTCGAATGGATTCGGAACATGGTAAAGCTTTCCATATCCCAGAGCATTCAGCAATCTGTCTGCCACAAACTCTATGTACTGCCCCATCAGATTCCCGTTCATCCCCACCAGTGCACAGGGAAGGGCGTCGCACACGAATTCCCGCTCGATATCCACCGCGTCTGCGATTATCCCTTTCACTCTCTCCTCGCTCAGCTTCATCTTCAGCAAACTGTATAGCAAACAGGCGAAGTCGCAGTGCAACCCTTCGTCTCTCGAGATTAGCTCGTTTGAGAATGTCAGTCCCGGCATTAGCCCGCGCTTTTTCAGCCAGAAGATGGCGCAGAAGCTTCCGGAAAAGAATATACCTTCAACACAAGCGAAGGCCACTATTCGCTCCGCGAATGATTCTGACCCGTCGATCCAGCGGAGGGCCCACTTGGCCTTTGTTTCGACGCAGGGGATGGTTTCGATTGCGCGGAAGAGCAGGCTTTTCTCGGCGGAATCTTTTATGTAAGTTTCGAGCAGAAGGCTGTACATCTCGGAGTGGATGTTCTCGATGGCGATTTGGAAGCCATAAAAGGCTCGAGCCTCCGAGATCTGGACCTCCTTCATGAATCGGCCCGCGAGGTTCTCCAAGACGATGCCGTCGGAGGCGGCGAAGAAAGCGAGCACGTGTTTGATGAAATGCTTCTCATCAGCAGTAAGAGCGTCCCAGTGGCGGAGATCCTGGGACAAATCAACTTCCTCAGCCGTCCAAAAGGAGGCTTCGGCTTTCTTGTACATTTCCCAGATTTGAGGGTACTGAATTGGAAACATGCAGAATCGATCTGGGTTGGGGGCGAGGAGGGGTTCTTCAGGCATGGAAGGCATCTCGGATGAATAATATACAGCTAAAATAACCagagaagatgatgaagtttgAATCGTGAATCAGAGAGGGAAGAGCGTAGGGTTTAAATAAAGATTTTGAAATTTGGGGAAAGATTCAGAGGCgggattttcaatattttggagCGTACAGAGGAAGGTACTTGCGAGGGAAGTTTTGCGGGGTTCGATCGAGTACTATTATCAACGCTCATTCTATTTCAAACATGTTGGTTAGGTCCTTCCCAAAAAAATGGGCTAGATTAATAATTTCTTGACCCACCAGAATGGACCAGCCCATTTGTTAGTTTTGAATTATTAAAAAACCGAAATctgattttatattttattacatTTATGGGCAATAATCTGCTGCGACGAGTTCATGTACAAGCTATTTGTTTGTACACTAGTGTACCATTGCCCGTTAACTGTCTCTCTGTGGGGATAAGAAAGGTAAGCAGCAGCCACAAACCCAACATTCTCAAAATTTTCGCAGCAATGGCGGTTGCGAGCTTAAGTTTCAATCTGGTGGGGGCGTTCAATGGCCTATCCATTGGTTCCAGCTCTTCCTCTGCTTTTTTGAGAGGAGAATTTGGTTCGATTCAAAGCGTAGGGCGAAATTTCTCTGTTTCTTTTCCGATTAGAGCTCCTTTGACGATTGAGTCCGCACATAAGAAGGGAGCTGGAAGCACAAAGAACGGACGGGACTCTCCCGGCCAGAGGCTTGGAGTCAAAATTTACGGCGACCAAGCGGCTAAGCCAGGTGCCATCATCGTTCGCCAGCGCGGCACCAAGGTTTGAACCTCACCCCTGGAAAATCTTGTATGGTAGCATGAATGGGATATGGAAAGGGCCTTAGTTTTGCTTGCTTGAAGCCACAACCAGCTACGTGAATTCTATCTAATGAATGAAGCATGCGATGTCTCATGTTTGAACAACAGATATACTTGTATTCAAGTTCATAAATCCATATTTAGATCTCATTCTGTGAATGGACTGCGTTTTTTATTTGGTTTAGCTGATAACATAACTGTGGCATTAACATTTCCCTGCCAATATTCTAAACTTCATCTGTATTATCTGAATTTAGCTTTCTTTGGTACCTCATTCTTTAGCTTTCTTGTAGTTGTTGAGTTCAATTTTCTTGACTTTGGCAGTTTCATCCAGGAAAAAATGTTGGAATTGGCAAGGATCACACTATCTTCTCATTGATTGATGGGCTGGTCAAATTTGAGAAGTTTGGACCTGATAAGAAGAAGGTTCATCTATATCAACTTTTGCATGTGAATATGTTATTTTTCTTCTGATTGAATAGATTGCGATGGCCATCTTTTTCGTGAAATCCACAGATCAGTGTTTATCCACGCATTGTTCAACCCGAAAACCCATTGAGCTACAGAGCAAGGAAGAGGGAGTCCTTTAGGTTGCAACGCGAACGCAGAAAAGCGAGAAAGGAAGGTGTAGTGGTTGAGCCACAGCTGGTGCTTGCTTCTGCTCCGGAATCCCTGGAAGATAGTCCTGCTTGTTAGCCTGCTGGCAATTGCCGTTTCTTTGTGTTTGACAATTGAGATTATGAGCATAACTTGTAATTAATGCTCGGATTCCAACTCCTGCTGATGctgtttgattatttattttactgatTTTGTCAAGAAATGATTGTTCAACACGTTAAAACAagttgattttaaaataattacaaTAAAGAAATATATGTGAAGGCTGTTAGCCTATACGGGTCCATATATTTTGATGAGACTACAAAAACTTTAAACTTAGTGATTTTTCAAAGATAGAAGtttttaaacataaaataaatgtcgTAGGTTCAATCTTTAGCTAAATGTATAGCGTTTTGGGACAAGTAAAAGGCTTGTAAGACGTTTTGAAACATAAATAACCTGAACGTGTGATCCCAGCCTGCACCAAATAGGTTGACTTTTGACTGTCGAGATTGAATAAAACCAAGGATATTCTGAATTTCTGATATGGCATTTTATACATTGCACAAAGATCTTTTAACTTCCGTTTGTTGAATTTCATTACAAAACACAGCGGCATCAAGAATTTCACGAACCAAGATAATAATCCTTTCGAAGCAAAAAAGTCCTAGTCTTGCTTTGTCTGAGCAGGTGAACGGCTAGGTTGTCTTCTTTCTTTTGCAACAGCTCGAGGAACAAAAGCAAAACCTCGAGTGTGGCGGCGGCCAAAACTTATTGAGGAAGGAGAATCAGAGGTGCTTAGTCTTGAGACTGCTGAAACGAGAGTGTCCATGCTATCTTCGTCTACTTGCATATTTGCAGCCGAGGAAGCCTCTACTGATCCTTTCTTGTGAACGAATTTCTGCCTGTGTTTCTTTGATGGATTGGCTTTCTTAAACTCAAATGAAGCAGGGAATTGATGCTTGTCTATCAGATGCTGCTGCCGGCTCTTATAGTTCATCAGCTTGGCACCACAGCCTTCAACAAGGCATTCATACTATGCACATAAATTATATAAGGATTTTTTCACAAGAgacattttaattttattttaaaaaaaataaaaaatagaagaATCCAAAAGGCGTTTGGGAAGAACTGTATTTAAGTCGAGCAAATTACCATCGCAAATCCACGGGCAACTTTGGCCTGAAAGAAAGAATCGTGAGATTCAGAAACATGTATGCTAAGTAGGCGTGATGTTGGGAACACTTTTGAACAGACTGAACAAGATGCC comes from Henckelia pumila isolate YLH828 chromosome 4, ASM3356847v2, whole genome shotgun sequence and encodes:
- the LOC140861996 gene encoding uncharacterized protein isoform X1, encoding METEVEGSRAGFQFPYWNPLRRSYGPDFPLFEAGNLERELLAKQVALELTDAEKQQIRNLEDGGSSEVFCPIVGCGAHLKSLEEFEDHYNARHQASCSVCSKVFPTSRLLSIHVSESHDSFFQAKVARGFAMYECLVEGCGAKLMNYKSRQQHLIDKHQFPASFEFKKANPSKKHRQKFVHKKGSVEASSAANMQVDEDSMDTLVSAVSRLSTSDSPSSISFGRRHTRGFAFVPRAVAKERRQPSRSPAQTKQD
- the LOC140861996 gene encoding uncharacterized protein isoform X2; this translates as METEVEGSRAGFQFPYWNPLRRSYGPDFPLFEAGNLERELLAKQVALELTDAEKQQIRNLEDGGSSEVFCPIVGCGAHLKSLEEFEDHYNARHQAKVARGFAMYECLVEGCGAKLMNYKSRQQHLIDKHQFPASFEFKKANPSKKHRQKFVHKKGSVEASSAANMQVDEDSMDTLVSAVSRLSTSDSPSSISFGRRHTRGFAFVPRAVAKERRQPSRSPAQTKQD